The following are from one region of the Actinoplanes sp. L3-i22 genome:
- a CDS encoding alpha/beta hydrolase translates to MVTETMMPVNGIQVCLETFGERTDPPLLLLAGEASSMDWWDDEFCRRLAAGGRFVIRYDHRDTGRSSAFPAGASYSGVDLMNDALGLLDALGVPAAHLVGLSLGGALAQRIAVEHPHRVLSLTLIATSAGLGPDATPVLAGVTALAVRSAPGVSVRVRATTDEVDWSNRRAAVSCLIAEIRARGGPFTPDEPQLRRLAERVFDRSGNLGAARLNHRQAGYGPPVRDRLATIEVPTLILHGTLDHRFPAEHPRELARVIPGSRLVWLEGVGHEMPPRAVWNQVLTEILGVPADPLSPAT, encoded by the coding sequence GTGGTGACCGAGACGATGATGCCGGTCAACGGCATCCAGGTGTGCCTGGAAACCTTCGGTGAACGCACCGATCCGCCTCTCCTGCTGCTCGCGGGCGAGGCCAGCTCGATGGACTGGTGGGACGACGAGTTCTGCCGCCGGCTGGCCGCCGGCGGACGGTTCGTCATCCGCTACGACCATCGGGACACCGGCCGATCCAGCGCGTTCCCAGCCGGGGCGTCGTACTCGGGTGTGGACCTGATGAACGACGCGCTCGGCCTCCTCGACGCGCTCGGCGTGCCCGCCGCGCACCTGGTCGGGCTGTCCCTGGGCGGCGCGCTCGCCCAGCGGATCGCCGTCGAGCACCCACACCGGGTCCTCTCGCTCACCCTGATCGCGACCAGCGCCGGCCTCGGCCCGGACGCGACGCCGGTGCTCGCCGGGGTGACCGCGCTCGCGGTCCGGAGCGCCCCGGGCGTCTCGGTGCGGGTCCGCGCCACGACCGACGAGGTCGACTGGTCGAACCGGCGGGCCGCGGTGAGCTGCCTGATCGCCGAGATCCGGGCCCGGGGCGGGCCGTTCACGCCGGACGAGCCACAGCTGCGGCGCCTCGCCGAGCGGGTCTTCGACCGGTCCGGGAATCTGGGGGCGGCCCGGCTCAACCATCGGCAGGCGGGCTACGGGCCACCGGTGCGGGACCGGCTGGCCACCATCGAGGTGCCGACGCTGATCCTGCACGGGACGCTGGACCACCGGTTCCCCGCGGAGCATCCGCGGGAGCTGGCGCGGGTCATCCCCGGGTCACGGCTGGTCTGGCTGGAGGGGGTCGGGCACGAGATGCCGCCGCGGGCCGTCTGGAACCAGGTCCTGACCGAGATCCTGGGCGTCCCCGCCGATCCCCTGTCCCCCGCCACCTGA